One region of Arthrobacter sp. StoSoilB22 genomic DNA includes:
- a CDS encoding PhoH family protein, protein MAISEQLPAMVSDGESAATSRAKRVSPQGRTTPSATGRSYVIDTSVLLSDPHALLRFAEHEVIVPIVVISELEGKRHDPELGYFARKALRLLDDLRIEHGGLDHSIPIGKDGGMLRVEMNHISPEVLPAGFRGGDNDSRILAVAKNLANEGHNVTVVSKDLPMRVKASAMGLQADEYRNELVKDSGWTGMAEVDATEEEITTLYGHEPAFIPAAAELPVNTGLVLLSNRGSALGRVGADKQVRLVKGDRDVFGLHGRSAEQRLAIDLLMDPAVGIVSIGGRAGTGKSALALCAGLEAVLERQEHRKVVVFRPLYAVGGQELGYLPGSESEKMNPWAQAVFDTLGALVSQEVVEEVMDRGMLEVLPLTHIRGRSLHDAFVIVDEAQSLEKNVLLTVMSRIGQNSKIVLTHDVAQRDNLRVGRHDGVAAVVETLKGHPLFGHITLTRSERSPIAALVTELLEGAEI, encoded by the coding sequence GTGGCTATTTCTGAGCAACTGCCCGCAATGGTTTCCGACGGGGAAAGTGCAGCTACCTCTCGCGCCAAGCGGGTCTCACCACAAGGGCGGACCACACCATCCGCCACAGGCCGCAGCTACGTGATCGATACGTCCGTCCTGCTATCCGATCCACACGCACTGTTGCGCTTCGCCGAACACGAGGTGATTGTCCCCATCGTGGTCATCAGCGAACTGGAAGGGAAACGCCACGACCCCGAACTGGGCTACTTTGCCCGGAAAGCGCTGAGGCTCCTGGATGACCTCAGAATCGAACACGGCGGACTGGACCATTCCATCCCCATCGGCAAAGACGGCGGAATGCTCAGGGTGGAAATGAACCACATCTCCCCGGAAGTGTTGCCCGCAGGATTCCGTGGGGGAGACAACGACAGCCGCATCCTGGCTGTCGCCAAGAACCTGGCCAACGAGGGCCACAACGTAACCGTCGTGTCCAAAGACCTCCCCATGCGCGTCAAAGCCTCTGCCATGGGACTTCAAGCTGACGAGTACCGCAACGAACTCGTCAAAGACTCCGGCTGGACGGGCATGGCCGAAGTGGACGCCACCGAGGAAGAAATCACTACCCTCTACGGCCACGAACCAGCTTTTATCCCCGCAGCCGCGGAACTGCCCGTCAACACAGGACTCGTTCTCCTCTCCAACCGCGGCTCCGCGCTGGGCCGGGTTGGGGCAGACAAGCAGGTCCGGCTCGTCAAAGGCGACCGTGACGTCTTCGGACTCCACGGACGTTCAGCAGAACAACGGTTGGCCATCGATCTCCTCATGGACCCCGCCGTGGGCATCGTCTCCATCGGTGGCCGCGCAGGCACCGGCAAGTCCGCACTAGCCCTCTGCGCGGGCCTGGAAGCCGTCCTGGAACGCCAGGAACACCGCAAAGTGGTGGTGTTCCGTCCCCTTTACGCGGTAGGCGGCCAGGAACTCGGCTACCTCCCCGGCTCCGAATCGGAAAAGATGAACCCGTGGGCGCAGGCCGTGTTCGACACCCTCGGGGCATTGGTCAGCCAGGAAGTCGTGGAAGAAGTCATGGACCGGGGCATGCTCGAAGTCCTGCCACTGACCCACATCCGCGGACGATCCCTGCACGATGCCTTCGTGATCGTGGATGAAGCCCAGTCACTGGAGAAGAATGTGCTTCTGACCGTCATGAGCCGCATCGGACAAAACTCCAAGATTGTCCTCACCCATGACGTCGCCCAGCGCGATAACCTCCGCGTTGGGCGGCATGACGGCGTCGCAGCCGTAGTGGAGACGCTCAAGGGCCACCCGCTGTTCGGGCACATCACGCTGACCCGGTCCGAGAGGTCGCCTATTGCGGCCCTGGTCACGGAACTGCTCGAAGGGGCTGAAATCTAA
- a CDS encoding isoprenyl transferase: MELPGFLYGFYERKLLRSLKQDRIPRHIGVMVDGNRRWARQFNAPTSQGHQAGADKIHEFLGWCQELGVKVVTLYMLSTDNMSRSGEELDLLMGIIANTMDRLDEDEDVSVHAMGAPELLPDYLAERLNKLTARTPVHEKIHVNVAVGYGGRREIVDAVRELLHDADAKGRSMSDVANDLSVDDISRFLYTRGQPDPDLVIRTSGEQRLSGFLMWQSAYSEFYFCEALWPAFRKVDFLRALRDYAGRQRRFGA, encoded by the coding sequence GTGGAGCTGCCCGGTTTCCTCTATGGCTTCTACGAGCGCAAGCTACTGCGTTCCCTCAAGCAAGACAGAATCCCGCGGCATATCGGCGTCATGGTGGATGGAAACCGTCGGTGGGCCCGGCAGTTCAATGCGCCCACCAGCCAAGGACACCAGGCTGGGGCCGACAAGATCCACGAGTTCCTCGGCTGGTGCCAGGAACTCGGCGTCAAGGTAGTCACCCTCTACATGCTCTCCACGGACAACATGAGCCGCTCCGGCGAAGAACTGGACCTGCTCATGGGCATCATCGCCAACACCATGGACCGCCTTGACGAAGACGAAGACGTCTCCGTCCACGCCATGGGCGCACCGGAACTCCTCCCGGATTACCTGGCCGAGCGCCTCAACAAACTCACCGCCCGCACCCCCGTCCACGAAAAAATCCACGTGAACGTGGCCGTGGGCTACGGCGGCCGCCGCGAAATCGTCGACGCCGTACGCGAACTCCTGCACGACGCCGACGCCAAAGGACGCAGCATGTCCGACGTCGCAAATGACCTTTCGGTGGACGACATCTCCAGGTTCCTCTACACCCGCGGCCAACCCGATCCGGACCTCGTGATCCGAACCTCAGGCGAGCAGCGGCTCTCAGGCTTCCTCATGTGGCAAAGCGCCTACAGCGAGTTTTACTTCTGCGAAGCTCTCTGGCCGGCCTTCCGGAAGGTCGATTTTCTCCGTGCGCTCAGGGACTATGCCGGGCGCCAGCGGCGGTTCGGCGCGTAA
- the mca gene encoding mycothiol conjugate amidase Mca → MTASSSSDQQLRLLAVHAHPDDESSKGAATMAMYAAAGVDVMVATCTDGSRGDIQNPAMEEAPHPKRDMAGARRIEMANAAAVLGIQQRWLGFVDSGLPEGDPLPPLPPGCFALQPLERATAPLVRLVRNFKPHVILSYDENGGYPHPDHIMAHKVAVEAFEAAGDAGRYPGVGEPWAPSKLYYDRAFSPDRFRALHFALEAAGLQSPYAERLAAWLETDAEGHTAPEAGHRTTTQVECGDFFEARDDALRAHRTQIDPLGFFFAVSPDLQRSTWPWEDYTLIKSRVPSELPEKDLFAGIR, encoded by the coding sequence GTGACAGCGTCCAGCAGTTCCGACCAGCAGCTCCGGCTGCTCGCCGTCCACGCCCACCCGGACGATGAGTCCAGCAAGGGCGCTGCAACCATGGCGATGTACGCCGCTGCCGGAGTGGACGTCATGGTTGCCACCTGCACGGATGGCTCGCGCGGAGACATCCAGAACCCCGCCATGGAAGAGGCCCCCCACCCCAAGCGGGACATGGCCGGCGCCCGTCGCATCGAGATGGCAAACGCAGCCGCCGTACTGGGAATCCAGCAGCGTTGGCTGGGCTTTGTGGACTCGGGCCTTCCCGAAGGTGACCCCCTCCCGCCGCTGCCGCCCGGTTGCTTTGCCTTGCAGCCGCTGGAGCGCGCCACTGCGCCCTTGGTGCGGCTGGTGCGTAACTTCAAGCCGCACGTCATCCTCAGCTATGACGAAAACGGTGGTTACCCGCACCCGGACCACATCATGGCCCACAAGGTTGCCGTGGAAGCTTTTGAGGCCGCTGGCGATGCCGGGCGCTATCCCGGCGTGGGTGAGCCATGGGCGCCCAGCAAGCTCTACTACGACCGCGCCTTCAGCCCGGATCGGTTCCGTGCGCTGCATTTTGCGTTGGAAGCAGCGGGCCTGCAATCTCCCTACGCCGAGCGGCTGGCTGCGTGGCTGGAAACCGACGCAGAAGGCCACACTGCACCGGAGGCAGGGCACCGGACCACCACCCAGGTTGAATGCGGTGATTTCTTTGAGGCCCGGGATGACGCTCTCCGTGCACACAGGACCCAGATCGACCCCCTCGGCTTCTTCTTCGCAGTGTCACCGGATCTGCAGCGGTCGACGTGGCCATGGGAGGACTACACCCTGATCAAGTCCCGGGTCCCTTCAGAGCTGCCGGAAAAGGACCTGTTCGCGGGGATAAGATAG
- a CDS encoding TetR/AcrR family transcriptional regulator encodes MSNSANIDGGLRERKRAATRTAITAVARSMTAEHGLNGFTVEEVCEAAGISRRTFFNYFHSKEDAVIGSFSDELPTDALEVFNQNTSRTPDSISGTLLAALHVLTVTLMERSSISRAEVQQFIAAITAEPQLLARLTLEGEARERQFAELVAAREGLDPDHPEVMTATVLFGAVSKKTAQQFFSEDNERPYRGILEQNLNAARKLFAQPLATNHQLGPNPLESSKDPA; translated from the coding sequence GTGAGCAATAGTGCAAATATCGACGGCGGCCTCCGCGAGCGCAAGCGGGCTGCCACGCGGACGGCGATCACCGCCGTCGCGCGTTCCATGACCGCTGAGCATGGCCTCAACGGTTTTACGGTTGAGGAAGTTTGCGAGGCGGCGGGGATTTCGCGCCGGACCTTCTTCAACTACTTCCATTCCAAAGAAGACGCCGTGATCGGCTCATTTTCGGATGAGTTGCCGACGGATGCGCTCGAAGTATTCAACCAGAACACTTCCCGCACTCCGGACAGCATTTCCGGAACCCTTCTTGCTGCGCTGCATGTCCTCACAGTGACCCTGATGGAGCGCTCCTCCATCAGCCGCGCAGAGGTTCAGCAGTTCATCGCGGCCATCACTGCCGAGCCGCAGCTCCTGGCGCGGCTCACTCTTGAAGGTGAGGCCCGCGAGCGCCAATTTGCGGAGCTGGTCGCGGCCCGTGAGGGCCTGGACCCTGATCATCCCGAAGTCATGACGGCAACGGTGTTATTCGGGGCAGTATCCAAGAAGACCGCGCAGCAGTTCTTCTCGGAGGACAACGAGCGCCCCTACCGCGGGATCCTCGAACAGAACCTCAACGCCGCACGCAAACTCTTTGCCCAGCCGCTGGCCACGAACCACCAACTGGGCCCCAACCCCCTTGAATCCTCGAAGGACCCCGCATGA
- a CDS encoding carbonic anhydrase, whose product MPTYLTPALAWRRLREGNERFVSGESLHPNQDASRRSSLIENQNPFAVIFGCSDSRLAAEIIFDLGLGDAFVVRTAGQVIDDAVLGSLEYSISELRVPLIVILGHDSCGAVKATKSAVETGEMPPGFIRDLVERITPSVLTARRNNQDDVNDMVVEHVKQTAARLADSSRVISDAIDDGRVAVIGLSYKLDEGRAALVSGIGKL is encoded by the coding sequence GTGCCTACTTACCTGACTCCAGCCCTGGCGTGGCGCCGTCTCCGCGAGGGCAACGAACGTTTTGTTTCCGGCGAATCCCTGCACCCCAACCAGGATGCTTCGCGACGCTCTTCTCTGATTGAGAACCAGAACCCGTTTGCCGTGATCTTCGGCTGCTCGGATTCCCGGCTCGCTGCAGAGATCATTTTTGACCTTGGCCTCGGTGACGCCTTCGTGGTGCGCACCGCCGGCCAGGTTATTGACGATGCCGTCCTGGGTTCACTCGAATACAGCATCAGCGAACTCCGTGTTCCATTGATCGTCATCCTCGGCCATGACAGCTGCGGTGCGGTCAAGGCCACCAAGTCGGCCGTGGAAACGGGCGAGATGCCTCCGGGCTTTATCCGCGACCTCGTGGAGCGCATTACACCGTCGGTCCTGACGGCCAGGCGCAATAACCAGGACGACGTCAACGACATGGTGGTGGAGCACGTGAAGCAGACCGCTGCCCGCCTGGCTGACAGCTCACGTGTGATTTCGGACGCCATCGACGACGGCCGCGTTGCCGTGATCGGCCTGTCCTACAAGCTGGACGAAGGCCGCGCGGCCCTCGTTTCCGGGATCGGCAAGCTCTAG
- a CDS encoding hemolysin III family protein, whose product MAEILETKPLWRGWIHAVAAPFALAAGIILVTVAPTPDRKITSAIYALTGFLLFGVSAVYHRGNWSPKVRMLLKRLDHTNIMLVIAGSYTPLAWSLLERSQAVTLLWLVWSGAIVGVLFRILWTHAPRWLYVPVYIALGCGALFYLPQFFTANAPAAILICVGGALYIAGAVFYAIKRPNFSARHFGFHELFHAFTVLAFAAHFVAIMMAVLS is encoded by the coding sequence ATGGCTGAGATCCTCGAAACCAAGCCCCTTTGGCGTGGCTGGATCCACGCCGTCGCCGCTCCCTTCGCACTCGCTGCAGGGATAATCCTGGTGACCGTCGCCCCTACCCCGGACCGCAAGATCACGTCAGCCATTTACGCGTTGACGGGCTTTCTGCTGTTTGGCGTCAGCGCCGTTTACCACCGCGGAAACTGGTCACCCAAGGTCCGGATGCTGCTCAAGCGACTGGACCACACCAACATCATGCTGGTGATCGCTGGTAGCTACACGCCTCTAGCGTGGTCCCTCCTGGAACGCTCACAGGCCGTGACCCTGCTGTGGCTGGTGTGGTCCGGAGCCATAGTTGGCGTTCTCTTCCGCATTCTGTGGACGCACGCTCCCCGCTGGCTCTATGTTCCGGTCTATATTGCCTTGGGCTGCGGAGCTTTGTTCTATCTGCCCCAGTTCTTCACTGCCAACGCCCCTGCAGCGATTCTCATTTGCGTGGGCGGCGCGCTGTACATTGCCGGCGCTGTCTTTTACGCCATCAAGAGACCGAACTTCAGTGCCCGGCACTTCGGCTTCCACGAGCTCTTCCATGCCTTCACGGTGCTGGCATTCGCCGCGCACTTCGTGGCGATCATGATGGCAGTGCTGAGCTAG
- a CDS encoding DUF4307 domain-containing protein codes for MTSEDLSATRVPASSSLANRYGGQKRAMTRKTKRNIVIAALVLGIGFAAYVATGSAQAPVTFKDIGYSTVDDTQAEVDYQVTKYPGATAKCAIKALDSKFAVVGWKVVEIGPNDPQDDPDGGSTTAQRTVLRTESPAVSGVVDNCWIEDSGK; via the coding sequence GTGACTTCAGAGGACCTATCGGCCACCCGAGTACCGGCAAGCTCCAGCCTAGCCAATCGTTACGGCGGTCAAAAGCGCGCCATGACGCGCAAGACCAAGCGGAACATCGTCATCGCCGCCTTGGTCCTGGGGATTGGGTTCGCCGCCTACGTGGCAACGGGCTCCGCGCAGGCCCCGGTCACGTTCAAGGACATTGGGTACAGCACGGTGGACGACACCCAGGCAGAGGTTGATTACCAGGTCACAAAGTACCCCGGAGCTACAGCCAAATGTGCCATCAAGGCCTTGGATTCGAAGTTCGCGGTGGTGGGCTGGAAGGTAGTGGAAATCGGGCCCAACGATCCCCAGGATGATCCCGACGGCGGCAGCACCACCGCGCAGCGAACTGTCCTAAGGACCGAGTCCCCGGCCGTCTCGGGAGTGGTGGACAACTGCTGGATCGAGGACAGCGGCAAATAG
- a CDS encoding NUDIX domain-containing protein, with protein MGAPEFVLRLREKIGNDPLWLPAVRGVVFDDDGRVLLGQRADNGHWTLITGMLEPGEHPAPGLVREIFEETAVVAETERIIGVGVVGPVTFPNGDVCDFLDITFRCRYISGEAQVNDDESLAVGWFALDELPDMSAGNLEAIRLATEPEGPVAYQVED; from the coding sequence ATGGGTGCACCCGAGTTCGTGCTCAGATTACGGGAGAAGATCGGTAACGACCCCCTCTGGCTGCCGGCCGTGCGGGGAGTGGTGTTTGATGACGATGGCAGGGTGTTGTTGGGTCAACGCGCCGACAACGGCCATTGGACGCTCATCACCGGAATGCTGGAACCGGGAGAGCATCCTGCACCCGGGCTCGTGCGGGAAATCTTCGAGGAAACAGCGGTGGTGGCCGAGACTGAGCGCATCATCGGCGTCGGAGTTGTGGGGCCGGTGACCTTCCCCAACGGCGACGTGTGCGACTTCCTGGACATCACGTTCCGGTGCCGGTACATCTCCGGCGAGGCGCAGGTCAACGATGACGAATCACTGGCAGTGGGGTGGTTCGCGTTGGACGAGCTTCCGGACATGAGCGCCGGAAACCTTGAGGCCATCAGGCTCGCCACGGAGCCCGAAGGCCCCGTGGCGTACCAAGTGGAGGACTAG
- a CDS encoding MDR family MFS transporter, with product MSTLSKAAEPLLLTQKRIWIIFSALIAGMLLSSLDQTIVSTAMPTIVGKLGGVEHQAWITTAYLLATTIVMPIYGKFGDILGRRNLFLVAIALFTLASVGCAFATDFWGFVIFRAIQGLGGGGLMILSQAIIADIVPAKERGKYMGPLGAIFGLSAVAGPLLGGFFVDHLTWEWAFYINIPIGIAAFITAWFTLTLPNKKAEKKIDILGVLFLSAATTCLIFFTDFGGKKDEGWDSPLTWAFGAGMVLAAVLFVMVERRAEDPIIPLSLFKNPIFINATAIGFTLGLGMFAAIAFVPTFLQMSSGTSAAESGLLMLPMMVGLMGTSIYSGIRISKTGKYKMYPILGAALTIAAMLWLTTLTAATPIWVICVQLFIFGAGLGLIMQVIVLVVQNSVPADQIGTATSTNNYFREVGASLGVAVFGAIFTNRLAESLTEAFTGAGASAEQASQSTSTLDPQALAQMPEQLRDAIVNAYANSLAPVFWYLVPFIAIALILAITLKQIPLSDTAGMVARGEAVGGDEADRLEAQRLETARLEADLAASEGFDKDRADAGHQ from the coding sequence ATGAGTACACTCTCCAAGGCAGCTGAACCTCTGCTGTTGACCCAGAAGCGAATCTGGATCATCTTCTCGGCACTGATTGCAGGCATGCTGCTGTCCAGCCTCGACCAGACCATCGTCTCCACTGCCATGCCGACGATCGTGGGCAAGCTGGGCGGCGTTGAGCACCAGGCGTGGATCACCACGGCCTATCTCCTGGCAACCACCATCGTGATGCCCATTTACGGCAAGTTCGGTGACATCCTGGGCCGGCGAAACCTGTTCCTTGTAGCTATTGCCCTGTTTACGCTTGCGTCCGTAGGCTGCGCGTTTGCCACCGATTTTTGGGGCTTCGTCATCTTCCGCGCCATTCAGGGCCTGGGCGGCGGCGGACTCATGATCCTTTCGCAGGCCATCATCGCTGACATCGTTCCGGCCAAAGAACGCGGCAAGTACATGGGCCCGTTGGGCGCCATCTTTGGCCTCTCCGCCGTGGCCGGACCCCTGCTGGGTGGGTTCTTTGTGGACCACCTGACCTGGGAATGGGCTTTCTACATCAACATCCCCATCGGCATCGCCGCGTTCATCACCGCCTGGTTCACCCTGACGCTGCCTAACAAGAAGGCCGAGAAGAAGATCGACATCCTCGGTGTCCTGTTCCTCTCCGCTGCCACCACGTGCCTCATTTTCTTCACCGACTTTGGTGGCAAGAAGGATGAGGGCTGGGACTCGCCCCTTACATGGGCGTTTGGCGCCGGCATGGTCCTGGCTGCGGTTCTCTTTGTGATGGTCGAGCGTCGCGCCGAGGACCCCATCATTCCGCTGAGCCTGTTCAAGAACCCCATTTTCATTAACGCAACGGCCATCGGCTTCACGCTGGGCCTGGGCATGTTCGCGGCCATCGCCTTCGTTCCTACGTTCCTGCAGATGTCATCCGGAACCTCCGCTGCCGAATCCGGCCTGCTGATGCTGCCCATGATGGTTGGCCTGATGGGCACGTCCATCTACTCCGGCATCCGCATTTCCAAAACCGGCAAGTACAAGATGTACCCCATCCTGGGTGCAGCGCTCACCATCGCTGCCATGCTGTGGCTGACCACGCTCACGGCGGCAACCCCCATCTGGGTTATCTGCGTTCAGCTCTTCATCTTCGGCGCGGGCCTTGGACTGATCATGCAGGTCATCGTCCTGGTGGTGCAGAACTCTGTTCCGGCGGACCAGATCGGTACGGCTACCAGTACCAACAACTACTTCCGTGAAGTAGGCGCTTCACTGGGCGTGGCCGTCTTCGGAGCAATCTTCACCAACCGCTTGGCGGAGTCCCTCACTGAGGCCTTCACAGGGGCCGGGGCCTCTGCCGAGCAGGCCTCGCAGTCCACCAGCACGCTGGACCCCCAGGCCTTGGCACAGATGCCTGAACAGCTGCGCGATGCGATCGTCAACGCCTATGCCAATTCACTGGCACCGGTGTTCTGGTACCTGGTTCCGTTCATCGCCATCGCGCTGATCCTGGCCATTACTCTGAAGCAGATCCCCCTCTCCGATACCGCCGGCATGGTGGCACGTGGCGAGGCTGTGGGCGGGGACGAAGCTGACCGTCTGGAGGCACAGCGACTGGAGACTGCGCGTTTGGAAGCCGATCTGGCGGCGTCGGAGGGATTCGACAAGGATCGTGCTGACGCGGGACACCAGTAA
- a CDS encoding class II fumarate hydratase codes for MTSTTEFRIEHDTMGEVRVPVNALYRAQTQRAVENFPISGKTLERTHIEALARVKKAAALANAELGVLDGELAEAIAAAADEVATGKYDGDFPIDVFQTGSGTSSNMNTNEVIAELASRALASAGSDKVVHPNDHVNASQSSNDVFPTSVHVAATSALINDLIPALEYLAASLDRKAVEFKDVVKSGRTHLMDATPVMLGQEFGGYAAQVRYGIERINAALPRVAEVPLGGTAVGTGINTPAGFPERVIELLAADTGLPLTEARDHFEAQANRDGLIEGSSQLRNIAISFMKINNDLRWMGSGPNTGLGEIAIPDLQPGSSIMPGKVNPVICEASIMVCAQVIGNDTAIAWSGTNGAFELNVGIPVMAANLLESIRLLANTSRVMADKMIDGITANVERARFLAEASPSIVTPLNKYIGYENAAKIAKIAVKEGLTIRQATEKLGFVGEGEGKVTEAELDKALDVTTMTAPAHKA; via the coding sequence ATGACTTCCACCACTGAGTTCCGTATTGAACATGACACGATGGGCGAAGTTCGCGTCCCCGTGAACGCCCTGTACCGCGCCCAGACGCAGCGTGCTGTGGAGAACTTCCCGATCTCCGGCAAGACGCTTGAGCGCACACACATTGAGGCCCTGGCCCGCGTGAAGAAGGCAGCTGCACTGGCGAACGCCGAACTGGGGGTGCTCGATGGTGAGCTCGCCGAGGCTATCGCTGCCGCTGCCGATGAGGTTGCCACCGGTAAGTACGACGGCGACTTCCCGATTGACGTCTTCCAGACCGGCTCGGGCACTTCTTCGAACATGAACACCAACGAGGTCATCGCCGAGCTTGCATCGCGCGCCCTCGCGTCCGCCGGGAGCGACAAAGTTGTCCACCCGAACGACCATGTGAATGCCTCGCAGTCCTCCAACGACGTCTTCCCCACGTCCGTGCACGTTGCCGCCACCTCGGCCCTGATCAACGACCTCATCCCGGCCCTGGAATACCTGGCAGCGTCCTTGGACCGCAAGGCAGTTGAGTTCAAGGACGTCGTGAAGTCCGGCCGCACGCACCTCATGGACGCCACGCCGGTCATGCTGGGCCAGGAGTTCGGCGGCTACGCCGCCCAGGTCCGCTACGGCATTGAGCGCATCAACGCAGCACTCCCCCGCGTTGCTGAGGTCCCCCTCGGCGGAACCGCCGTGGGCACGGGCATCAACACCCCGGCCGGGTTCCCGGAGCGTGTGATCGAACTGCTGGCAGCTGACACCGGCCTGCCGCTGACCGAGGCCCGCGACCACTTCGAAGCACAGGCTAACCGCGATGGCCTGATCGAGGGTTCCAGCCAGCTGCGCAACATCGCGATCTCTTTCATGAAGATCAACAACGACCTCCGCTGGATGGGCTCCGGCCCCAATACCGGCCTTGGCGAAATCGCCATTCCGGACCTCCAGCCGGGCTCGTCCATCATGCCGGGCAAGGTCAACCCGGTCATCTGCGAAGCGTCCATCATGGTCTGCGCGCAGGTGATCGGCAACGACACCGCCATCGCCTGGTCCGGCACCAACGGCGCCTTTGAGCTCAACGTCGGCATCCCCGTCATGGCCGCCAACCTGCTCGAGTCCATCCGCCTGCTGGCCAACACCAGCCGCGTCATGGCCGACAAGATGATCGACGGCATCACCGCCAACGTGGAGCGCGCACGCTTCCTGGCCGAGGCTTCCCCGTCCATCGTGACCCCGCTGAACAAGTACATCGGGTACGAGAACGCTGCCAAGATCGCCAAGATCGCCGTCAAGGAAGGCCTCACCATCCGCCAGGCCACCGAGAAGCTCGGCTTCGTCGGCGAGGGCGAAGGTAAGGTCACCGAAGCAGAGCTGGACAAGGCCCTGGACGTCACCACCATGACTGCCCCGGCCCACAAGGCCTAG
- a CDS encoding GNAT family protein, with the protein MTSLAEIWPPFGLTLTTPRLTLRPVLDDDIPAAVAAARSGVHRPGKSPFSVPWAELPEDELAPNMAQWYWRCRANFTPESWTLLLGVWNDDELLGVQDIGAKNFNTLKTVSTGSWLKESAQGQGFAKDMRAAVVSYAFDYLNAEVAASEAAVWNQQSLGVSTALGYEFNGIFRDGWGEKVEEVQRVRLTPTTFKRPTWTVTVQGHEAFSQYIAI; encoded by the coding sequence ATGACATCGCTGGCAGAAATATGGCCCCCGTTCGGACTCACCCTCACCACCCCGAGGCTGACCCTCCGTCCCGTTCTGGACGACGACATCCCGGCCGCCGTGGCTGCGGCCCGCTCCGGCGTGCACCGACCCGGCAAGAGCCCATTCAGCGTGCCGTGGGCAGAACTTCCAGAGGACGAGCTCGCCCCGAACATGGCCCAGTGGTACTGGCGCTGCCGGGCGAACTTCACGCCTGAGTCTTGGACCCTCCTCCTAGGAGTCTGGAACGACGATGAGCTCCTGGGCGTCCAAGACATCGGTGCCAAGAACTTCAACACCCTCAAAACAGTCAGCACGGGCTCATGGCTCAAGGAGTCCGCACAGGGCCAGGGCTTCGCCAAGGACATGCGTGCCGCCGTCGTCAGCTACGCCTTCGATTACCTGAATGCGGAAGTAGCCGCCTCCGAGGCAGCCGTCTGGAACCAACAATCTCTGGGCGTCTCCACCGCTTTGGGCTACGAATTCAACGGCATCTTCCGCGATGGCTGGGGCGAAAAAGTGGAAGAAGTCCAAAGGGTCCGCCTCACCCCCACCACCTTCAAACGCCCCACCTGGACCGTCACAGTCCAAGGCCACGAAGCCTTTTCCCAATATATAGCCATCTAG
- a CDS encoding prepilin peptidase: MIRRLSDLWTDSPLGFWLVVAACVYFVVTAVRLTVIDVRSHLLPDRIVFPAYAVAGTLLLAAALLAYFADAPTEGASAAVLFGVPGLGVIAGGAVLWLFYFVLRLVHPPGMGFGDVKLAGVLGLYLGYLGWSHIFAGTFAAFLLGGLWSLGILVARRGTLSSAIPFGPFMLAGAAAAMLILPA; the protein is encoded by the coding sequence GTGATTCGACGACTCTCAGACCTCTGGACGGACAGCCCGCTCGGCTTTTGGCTGGTGGTGGCCGCGTGCGTGTACTTCGTGGTCACGGCAGTGCGGTTGACGGTGATAGATGTCCGGAGCCACTTGTTGCCCGATCGCATCGTGTTCCCGGCCTATGCGGTCGCCGGGACGCTCTTGCTGGCTGCGGCCCTGCTGGCGTACTTCGCCGATGCACCCACGGAGGGCGCATCGGCGGCTGTGCTCTTTGGTGTGCCCGGCCTGGGTGTGATTGCCGGCGGTGCCGTGCTCTGGCTCTTCTACTTCGTGCTGCGGCTCGTTCACCCGCCGGGGATGGGCTTCGGCGACGTGAAGCTGGCCGGAGTGCTGGGCCTCTATCTGGGCTACCTGGGATGGAGCCACATTTTTGCGGGGACGTTCGCGGCCTTCCTGTTGGGAGGGCTGTGGAGCCTGGGTATCCTGGTGGCCCGGCGAGGCACGCTGAGCTCGGCCATCCCGTTCGGCCCGTTCATGCTGGCAGGCGCGGCTGCCGCAATGCTGATCCTTCCAGCGTGA